A window of Phalacrocorax carbo chromosome 12, bPhaCar2.1, whole genome shotgun sequence genomic DNA:
CTGAGGAAGCACATACTATCTCTGAAGGCTTGCTGCCTATGGAGCTATATATAGCCCAGAAGTGGCAGGGAAATGCTCAGAGTAGAAGCCCTCAATAATCCATGACCCGGGACAAATAATGAgataggctggaagaggagACTggttctcagcctttccccaacACTAAGAAGCCTCCCtaatagaaaaattattcatatgggagaaaataattatGACAAGAAATAGTTGTCCAGAACATTTCAAAAACAGCAACATGATAGCAAGAGAAAGTAGTGAATTACTATCATTGCTTCCAAATACCTTGCTAAAAATACTAAGTGCAAGTGGTTGATCATACAACTTTCATGACATACTTATGTGATTTCTGATGCTAGAATTTCTGTGTAACCATTTCCAGAAGCTTATTTTCAGCTTtacaaattatataaaaatattacctAGTGAACAAAATCTAGTAATAATCAGTCCTGTGAAGAAGAGAAACAATATTTGCCCTGAACCTTACATATTTTACAGAGTGTAAATCTAGTTAAATTCCTCCTAATTGATTAAAAGAAGATCCATGACAGccatgaatttattttcaacCCATGATTAACCACATATCATGCCTTCATTAGCAAAAAAtacagaggggaagaaaacagacGCCCTAAACACATCCTGCCAGAGTCCTTGTCAATTAAAATTTGGTCGTATTAACTCTACCTGATGCCAAATTGGCTACAAAAATGTCAGAGTCTTTTCATTGAGGTTGTTATCAGTAGTGTACTTTGAATCCTTTGTACTACTCCATCAAAAAAATCCTCTGTCTGAATTACCACTTACATTTCACAGCACTCCTGTTGGCTGCTGGAAGCCTGCTGGGCAGATGCAGTACATCGTACTACAATAGCTAGCCAAATGATAACAAGACTGTGGTTTCGGCACTTGAGTTAGGAACCCAAGCTCGGCCAAATATGCAGAGAGCTATTCACTGGGACTAAACTTTCTCACCACTGCTGACAGACCATTCTTCCAATGGGACCAGTATATTCCATTGTGCAAAAAGATGTAGAATTTAGGATTCCTACCTTGAAGACATCACCAGATGGATCACAGAGGGAGGACTCACCACTGTGAAAATAATGCCTCATTTCCTGTCCTGGGAAAGGACTAAAAGTATGTCTTGACCCTTAATGATCTCCTGGGAACTAGAAGTAGTCTGGGAACTAGGAGAAGCAATTCTCTGATAAGCAAACATGACCTTGCCctgtgaaacaaaacctgattgCCTAATAGGCCTCCTTGATGTTTGAAAGAACAAGTTTATTGTCACCTGCAATGCCTGTGTTTGTCAAGGCAAGAAGAAGTCTCATTTTCCTACCTTTCAAGCAATAGTAGtattctgaaaatataaaacaacaCAAGGaataaagacaaagaaattaagaaaaaggatcacacacagatttttttttaaaaagaaaagaatggatAGTTACACTTTGAATTCTTCTGCATTTACACACCTAAAATCTGTCCTGAGAAATTCACTGGAACACATACAACCATTGTTGGCTCTTAAGACATTACTATATAGCGAATTAATAACGAGACAGGCATATGTCACATGCTGGTGAGATTGTAACATCACACCTTTATATATTCATGGGATCAGTGTAAAATACTGATGAAGCATGCATGCTGTCAGGCAagtgagattttaaaaacactcaAAAGCCTCCCTCTGTGGGAAAAGAGTTGAGCTATTGCAGTTCTGGAGACAGAACTATGCTGAGTCTGAGAACCTCTGAAAGCCGGAATTTAAAGCACTAACTGGTCCCTTTTTTGCAAGTGCTACAGCTTTTATATCCATTTCCCTCCTTAACAGCAACATTCATGTTcacctaagaaaaaaataaaacatccagCATTTACATTGCAAAAGCTTGTTCCCTATGACATCACACAAAAGaggaatgagattttttttgctttgcagaataCCTTTACCTCCACTGCTCTCTGATTACCAATACAGAAATTAATTACCAGATAATCTTTATGTTCCAAACACAAATATCATTCAGTTATACTGGTCTTCATATTTAGAATGCCTTATTTCTCTCTCACTTACAAACTTGCAGCTTCCCTAAAGCAAGTGAGGTTGTAGCAAGGACAAAATTTATGGGCAAGTTATGCAAAGCTGAAATGTTTCTAGGGCAATGTTTTATAGTCCCTTAGAGTTCCATACAGAGTATTTTACTGTGTACTCAAAGAGCATTTATTTACACACGTGTCTGAGGTTTTCTGTCAGGTTTAAAGTTCAGACTTTTCTCAACTAATCTAATTTGTCCAAGATGGATGACCTCGCTTTCTTCCTTTGGAAAACCAATGCTGTTACACTGTTTCCAATTCTTCCCCCAAAGCAAAACTTGGGTGTTGGCAGCTCCTCCAGAATTTCAAACCCTGCCAGACAGAAATTAAAACGCTTTTATTAgaaggaagtaattttattcTCCTCTTGGATTATCCTTTGCAAACCATTCTTTATTCGTCTGGAAAACTTGCAAGTCAGTTACTCTGTAAGTTTATAGGACTGTATTGTTATACTGCACCACTGCTTTATACAGCTGAAACCTTTCCATAGATAATAAAAATCTTAACTGGCTGACTCACACAAATTAACGGCAGAAAAGATGATAACTTGCCAGTAATTTTAGTTCCCGAGAAGGGATGGTCATTATAGATCCACACCGAGTTTCAAGCCTCGGGCATGAGATTCAAGAGCTAACCGGCATGTAAAAAACACCCTTTCCAGTGGATCAGAAAGGCCGCTGAGGAGGTAACATAAAAGGTCACAGTTACAGACTTGCCAGTTCCCCTAAATAAGGGTAACAATGTTATCCCAATTTCAAAGCAATCAGATGGGTGAACCGGGTCTGGTAATAAAGGACcgaaagaggaaaaaacatcacCCAGGTATAGAACCCCCTCCTTTCCCAGTGTAACTAGACTGAAATCCCTGTCCTCCAAGACCTGTCCTCCCTTGGCACGTTGGCCCTGGCAAACACAAAAGCTGTAATTCCTgaggaaaacagagggaaaatagGCTGAAGCATTTACCAGTCACTTTACCTTGTCTAATCCTGATCTGAGAAAGTTGATATGGTAACACAGACGTTAAAATCTATTCATCGCATCCTTGAACAACCGTAAATTGGCAGACAGTTCTGTTCAACTGCTTACCTTCTCTGAACTCGTTCAACAGCTCCTCCTTGGTCCAGTTGCAAGATGTTATGAGGAAAAAGCCCTCTGGTTTCAACATGCTGCAGAGAGATCTCACGTACTGCTTCCTCTTTCCCTCCGCGTTATCAGGATTAAGGCTTATGGCATCAAAAGTCCCCTTGTCAATGCAAATCTCAAATCCTGACAGCTCAGCTGATGGAGCCAGGAAGTCTTCCACCTAAACCAGAAGTCTACAACTGTGAAAACAATCTTCTACTTGGGAGCTCCTGACTCTTTAATGCAAACCaagacttgaaaataaaaagcctcaAACCTGACGATAGGTGTGCTTAGGAAAGGGTAACTCACGAGCTTTTCACACTTTCAATGCCATGTCAGCTTCTTTCTTCTCTACATATTATGTGACAATCTAATTGCTGTAGAGCCCGTGTATACACCTATCCATCTAAACCTCAAACTAACGTTCTTGAAGGTCATTCTTTAAATCATTATTTGTACTTTGATCCCTGGTTTCCTGGTTTCCTAGGTGCTGCCTACTTGGCACTGTGCAAATACAGAAGGATACAGTGCCTGCCACAAAGAGATCACAACTGGCATACAAGAACAGAGACATACAGGTACAGAGCTGGAGGATAAAAGTGCACAGCAGAGAGCGAGCTCAGAATGAAAGGAAGTCACAGCATCACAGGATggctcaggttggaagggacctttggaggtcatctggtcctaccccctgctccagcagggccTCTTGAACTTCCTGCTGCACAGCTACTGGTAGGGACTCTATCACTGAAGGGTTTCATCCTCTATCTCCAATCTGAAATTCAGAATGTAGCAGCTAAAATACAGAACTCGCCAAATGGCAACCCACTGCCTCCTGCTAGAGGCAGGGAAATCTTGTTAGCCCTAATGACTGTtacaaacagcaaaaacataAGACCAAAAACCTTCTTGTAAATAGAGATTTATTTGGTTAGAGTTCTCTCACAAATAAATGTCAAAAGACATCATTAATATAGTAATACTGAGTACATGTGAATATCAATTAGGTCACTTAATCTTGGGCTCAATTGCTTTCTATTTCCCCAATAAGCTTTCTCTCAAAACTTACCTTTAATTTAATGTTAGAcattccttctttctcccttactttttctgaaagctgtaTTGCAGAAGGAGAGTAATCAATCCCAGTGAGGTTCCTGTAGCCAGACTTTGCCTAGACAGAAGCAGAGAATCTTAATCAGTGtgctagcaattttttttatccAGCAAGTGTATTCCCTATGTATAATTCATCCCATCTCTCCTTCTCcatctgccagaaaaaaaaaaccttttactaatttttattcctcttaCCACTACAAGAGCTAAGTAAAAGACTTTTTAAGCATTAAGCATTAAGAGCTAAGTAGCTGGGGGAAGGAACTGAAATTACTCCATTCTGCCTAATACCTCATCAAAAGAACTGTTGACTGAAAGCTGGTTTATGTCAACAAGTGGAAAACTGAGCAGAACTGTGAAAAGTAACACCCTGGAGGGGAACAGGCTCTCTTATCTGCACCAAAAGTAACCTAGAAACCAGGAATTTTCAGTGATGAGAACATGTGCCAATGCCAAATGCttcaaaataagaagaaaaactcCCTGGCACTTACATAACATTTGAGATTGAGCAATTATTTGGTTTATAACCGAAATCATAAGAGCCcaaatatgtaatattttattagtACAGTAAAACCGTacatttttctaattattcATACTAATGTCTATTTGAATGCAATTATTTGCATGCTTACAAGGGCTTTGTATCAGCAATTTTCAAGCAGATTATGCACCACATAAAAAAGCACGCAGAGACTTTCTGTTAATCCAGCTTTGAAGTAAATAACAATAACCCCGTTCAGCGACCTCAGGCAGTGAGATCCTAGCAACCCTTTTGCAAAGCAGATGGGCACCTTGTATCAGCCGGAGCTGGGCATGTGGGACAGGGCAGTGACACACCTTCACTCTGAGGCGGAAGCTGAAGCGACCAGACCTGGGTATCATGTGCATCAGTTGGTCTGGCTAGATCCAAACCTAAGAGGAAGAGCTATGGTCTTACGGCCAGCTGCAGGCAGTaacagcagaggaagggaagggccTTGggtatgttttggttttgaacaaTACATGGACTTTAGTTAGCATTAAGCGATCAGCTGCACATCTACTTGTTCCAAAGGCTGACACCTCAACAGCGAGGAAAACTACAGTGTGAATTTTTTAAAACGGTCTTTCCTCCTTCCAGCACCCCTTCAGCCCATGTGAGCTCAGTACTAGCCAGCTGTTCTTAATTGAGGGATAATTTCAGCTAAACACAAAGACCATGTTGTTTGCATTTGATGAAGAACAGTGTATTGCTCAGGCTTCTGCCCACGTTCCTCCCCAGAGCAAACCAAGCTTCCTGAGATGCCTGTGCTGAAGAATTGGGGGTGGAAGAGTAGTTCCCACAACAGCTCCTCTGTTTGGAAAGGAAGAGCTTGAGTCACTTCAGGGAGTTCCCATTCACTCCTATAGTCTCCAGGGCAGCAAAGGAAAGTTTAAggataaacaaaattaaatgctgCTAAACCTGTATGGCCTGACTACGTATGGCCAGGAAGGGATCATTCACTCAAGTGCCAAACGTGAGGGCGCTGCATCCTGCAACTGGACGCCTGTCCTGAAGGTGGTTTTTACAAGcactcttctgctgcttcttgcaaAAGCAGATTAAATAGCAGAAGGTAGTTTGCAATGTTATCAGCACAGCACCATATTTGGGTTTCTGGTGCTGCCAGGCAGACACCCGCACTCGGGCAGTGAATACCCTTCACGTCAGAGAAGTTTTTCAGTACTGTTGGCTCCCACAGtactcgggggggggggggcgggggggcgggaaAAAAAGGTCAGAGCTCCATGTGGCAGCAACATTTTCTTAGGAGCGCAGGgatttttggaaagcaaaagaattaGGTCATCAGTGTAGCCTACCAGATTCCTGAAGTTAGCAGGGGTAGGACTGTGGTCTACTGCACATATAAAAGCAGTAAGGGGTCCCGTTTATGTATCTGACATCCTCAAGcaagcagaaagaagagaggaagcCTCCAGCAGCATTTCTCTTGGCACTTACAGATGGGCAGATCCCTGCAGTGTGTGTGGAGACACTTAGCAGCATGCTGGACGTTTTGCCTTCTAGCTGGGTAGTGGGGCCAGTTTACACAGGATACAGCAGTCTTTCTTGTTTTCGCTTTGTTTATTACCTGCTTTTCAGATGGCTATTCTGCCTCCTTTTTGTGCAATATTCCCTGCTGGAACTGACACCTTCTCACTTAGACCTAGCTATGTTTAAGAGTAATTTTCTTACTAGACTCCCATTTACTATTCTTTACTGCTAATGGCATGCCAGGGGTCCAGTATTCCCCAACGAACCATACTCTGGGGCACCTCTTTCTCTGCTGAGGATGGTGCAATACATGCCCGCAGCAGCCACCTTTTACAGAAGTCCCAATGCTGTCCTACATGACTGAAGTCTGACTGCTGCTTCCAGTATTGACACTTCTACCAcattatcaagtccaactccaGCAGCAGAACTGTTCTACGGTAGCTGATGTGCTTGCCAAAAGAATCCTAACTTGATTTTCAAAGCCTAGCAGGTAAcacagaaaaatttcttttacaTCAGGTAAGCAAGTGAGATCCTGAATTATTTAGAAACAATAAACAATGTAATTTTTGAAGTTACTTTTCAAATGGGAACTGGGCTGAAAATTTCCTATTGAAGCAACCACAGTACTCTGAGGCCCTTAAAGTATGGAGGGAGGGTGCTCTTCTGGCAGCttaatagtttttaaaagctaacaggctgctgttttcccattacagaatgaaaatcaatttcagatttttaagtgGTGCCAGTATAAAATTGAAGTCTTATTTATAAGATTTTTCTGTCAGATGTTTCAACAATCACAGGCTTAACTAGCACTGCATTTAACAATCACCATTATTAGGCTTTAAAACTAATTCATCTCAATGAGATGAGCAATTTCTACTTTTGATAATATGACATCTCCTGTGCTGCAACGTAGCAGCCAGCCCCCAAAAACGCTGTAAAATCTTCTAAAAAATCGAAGTCCACGtcaaaaaaaattccattataAACCTGACTTTGATTTCCATCCCTTTCCGTTTCGACAGTAACTAATGGAGCCAATGGAGAACAATACAAACTGCAACAGTATGACAGTTCCTTTCTTTACCGACTCTCCCGTATTCAAtcaagaataggaaaaaaataccgCAGCTCCTAAACATCCTGTATCACTCTATAACAACGACGTTATAACACTTCAGGTTGTTATCTGGTAAGGTTTTTCCACCCTGACAGAAATGGATACTTCTCAAAAAGAAGTGTTAtcaacttttaaatttttttacataaaaatttggttttaactACTTTTTACATTGATAACGAGTATTATTATCAGAGTATGGAGAAAGGGTCTGATTTTGCACATGAGAGTACATTGTGTATTACTCAACGATTTCCTTACCTGGAGCTGTTTTACACAAcaatgggaagaaaagcatttttaaatgtaggGAAACAGAAAAGTTAAGCTAAAATAAGGGATAATCAGACTGGCTGATTTGaagaaatactgtaaatttTCAATGCTGAAGTACTGACACTCCAGGCAGCACCAAGAAGGTGGtctcaggggaggcttagactggatattaggaaaaatgtctttactgaaagagtggtcaggcactggcacaggctgcccagggaggtgggggagtcgccatccctgaaggtatttaaaagacatgtagacgtggcacttcagggcatagtttaggaggcctgtgggtgctgggttgacagttggacttgataaccctagaggttttttccaacattaatgattctatgtttctatgattctaagaaacCAGAAGTTTGAGCACGTCTAACAAAAAGGCAGATATCTCCATTCAGCAGAACACCACACATTCTGTTGCTAGGTCTGCACTTTTAAAACCCCCTAACAGCATTGCCAGTGCAAGGAGTAACGTACCAAAGTCCCACATGCTGCCTGCAGTCACCTGCAATTATGTCTTGTCCCTCTGACAGGATGTTCTTTAGGGCATATCAACAGCACCAGGTTAATTTCACTTATATACTCCTAAACCAAATGAGAACACAAAACCTGATGCACAGTAACCAGTGTTCTgctgatgggaaaaaaaccacaatacaggttttaatttaggttgcttgctttttgtctttcacCGAAATTATAGCTTGCCATGGTTACTATTGCCACTTGTGAGAACCGTGCTTGAACTACTGCGTTCAGAGCATGATTCTGTACCAAATGCACAAACTTTGCAATATACCAACCAATTCAATCAGTAAAACACCGTTTCCAGTTCCAATGTCAAGCACAGAGCTGTCAAGGGGaatcttttgtttttccaaccATCTGATTATGCGAACCATACTTTCTTCTCCAAACCTATGAAAAACAAAGGCTCAGGTAATTAAGATAACAAAAACGTGCAAATGGCACAGCAAATTTATTTCATCACTCCCTCTCTCCAGCTTTTGCAAAGCACCTTTTACTGCAGCACCTAAGTAACAACTGACATAGTTCATATtccatgtttgttttgtttaaattaaaattaatcacaTGGCTTTAAAATTCACCAAAGCACCATCTCTGGGAGGTCAAGCCCCtccatatattaaaaaaggcaGTGGCACTGGCAGCTTGCACGGCTGAACCTGAGCCCAGggataaaatacacatttattaGTAACATACACCACAATTACCAGCTCACTTTCTGCATAATGGCAGTTGTCCAAGTGCAACTTAGAAATCTGCATTGTAAAATCAGGCAAGAGAGGAACCAGTGGCTTCAAGATTAACATTTCCCATCATTTTTCCAGCATCGCAAACTATTCAGCAACCCGCCAAATGGCTGCCTGTGTTTTTGCAATGTCtactttaaaaccaaaataacagaaacacTCTGGTGGAGTTATTTTATTTACCAAATTTCCCCAGCATCTCCAATATCCTGAAAAGTTTGCAGTTCTCTTTCGTACGCGGCATCCCAGCTAGAGTCGGGGGAAAGGACACAGTATTTCAATTAATGCTGGAAAAGATTTAGATTAAAGAGTGAGGGAGGAGAGGGCGGGAAGGCTGAATCTACGCAGCAGCGCCACTTTATGCCCCCTGCATCACCCGGATTGACAAACTGCTCGGGAACACGGTGCCCCCAGGCACCGAGCTGCAGATGCCCGGAGAGGGAAGGCTGAGGGTATCTGGGGGCCTCCGgctccccgggccgggccgcacCGCCGGGGGGTACCGGGAGGACCCAccgccccgggcccgccgcgccgcggcccatcgcccccgcccgccgcagcGGTGCTGCCACTCACTGCTCTCTGGTACCCAGCACCGAGGGGCCGAACGGCTCCTCCCCAccgcccgggcccgggcccgggcccgcgGGGCGCCCGGCCCTCtcccccgccgccaccgccgccatGCCCGCCCGGAAGCACCGCGACACCAGGCACCATAGAGCGCTGCGGCGAGAGGGCCCGCGGCTGCCGCTCTGGCGCTGGGAGGACTCTgcccgctgcccgccgcccgccggcggCGCCGCTCCCTGAGGGCAGCGGGGCGAGTGTGTTCCCCCCGCCCAAGTCGAAGTGTTTTATACTTTGCTTTCTAAGAAATGGCAAATCTCCAAATGGCCAGATTTACATCACTGCAATCCATATGGATCACCTGAAATCAGCGCAATCTTTAAAAAAACGGTTTGTGCTCTCCATTATTTATGAATTATAAAtatgaattattaattttatgaaGATGTGCCAAGAAATCTTAATACTACAtcctctaattttttttcaaaccagtAATAATTCTGGcattagaatcacagaatctttaaggttggaaaagacccctaagATCATccaccatcaacccaacatcCCCAGGCCTCCTAACCCATGTCCCCAAGTGTCAC
This region includes:
- the EEF1AKMT2 gene encoding EEF1A lysine methyltransferase 2 isoform X1; protein product: MAAVAAGERAGRPAGPGPGPGGGEEPFGPSVLGTREHWDAAYERELQTFQDIGDAGEIWFGEESMVRIIRWLEKQKIPLDSSVLDIGTGNGVLLIELAKSGYRNLTGIDYSPSAIQLSEKVREKEGMSNIKLKVEDFLAPSAELSGFEICIDKGTFDAISLNPDNAEGKRKQYVRSLCSMLKPEGFFLITSCNWTKEELLNEFREGFEILEELPTPKFCFGGRIGNSVTALVFQRKKARSSILDKLD
- the EEF1AKMT2 gene encoding EEF1A lysine methyltransferase 2 isoform X2, whose product is MRPCKTGAVARGSWDAAYERELQTFQDIGDAGEIWFGEESMVRIIRWLEKQKIPLDSSVLDIGTGNGVLLIELAKSGYRNLTGIDYSPSAIQLSEKVREKEGMSNIKLKVEDFLAPSAELSGFEICIDKGTFDAISLNPDNAEGKRKQYVRSLCSMLKPEGFFLITSCNWTKEELLNEFREGFEILEELPTPKFCFGGRIGNSVTALVFQRKKARSSILDKLD